The Campylobacter concisus sequence CTTAAATTTTAAAGCGATACCTGAACCAGTGACGTTAAGATTTATGATATTTATATTGTCACTAAATTTATAAAGCCCAAGATCCTCTTCAAGCAGGGCGATAGTGATCTCATTGTCCTTGCTAAGCTCATTTGCAAGCACGTTTAGCACACGCTCAGCTCCGCCGTTTCTAAGTGCAGCTATGACAAAAAGAATTTTCACTTCACACCTCCAAGCCTTAAAAGCTCTAGCCATTTTTTATAAATTTGCTCCACGCTAAACTCATCAAGTCTAGCCCTTGCATTTTTAGCAAATTCGCCCATTTTTGCCTCATCTTGGAGCATTTTTGCAAGCTTTTCGCTCATCTGATCAGCGTCATTTATCTCACAAAGCAAGCCATCAAAACCATCTTTTATAAGCTCTTTTGCCCCGCTAGTCCTTGTCGCAACCCGCACGCAGTCATAGTTTATCGCCTCGATCAAGGTATTTCCAAGGCCCTCGAAATTTGAGCAAGAAAGCAGCACTTTTGCTCTTTTATAAAGTGAAGCGATGTCGCTAACGTTGCCTAAGAATTCGATATCAGCGCCCAAATTTTTGGCTAAATTTTCTAAATTTGCCCTCTCTCCGCCATCTCCAGCGACAGCAAATTTATAGCCACTTTGCTTTAAGTTTGCAGCCACCCTTACAAACATTTCGCAGTTTTTTATCTTATTTAGCCTGCCAACAAAAATTACTAAATTTTCTTTAGTAAAGCTCTCGCTGCGCACCTCCTCAAAGAGTGGGTTGTAAATTTTCATCACATTTTTGCAAAATTTCGAGTAATATCCAAGATCCTCGTCGCTTAAGACGCTAAGTGCATTTGCAAATAGATAACTAAGGCGTCTTAGCACCTTAAAAATGGCTCTTTTTGGCGCAAGATAGTTTGTGTGCTCGCTTATGATTATAGGCGTTTTTAGCCCAGCCGAGCTAAAGAGTACCAAGGTATTTACGGCATCTAAAAAGGATATCACAGCGTCAAATTTGCCCTCTCTTATGAGCGTCCTTAAAGCAAGCACCTTTGAAACTCTCTTTTTTAAATTTCCAACCAAGCCAAGCTCATCAGCCCCAACGCCTAAATTTATGAGCTTCACTCCACTTGCCAGCTCGTAAAATGGCTCATCTTTGTCGAATTTAACAAGGCTCACCTCATGATCCATACTAAATCGTGATGCGATCACCGCGCAAACTCGTTCCGCACCGCCACTTCTAAGCGTTGATGTGACAAATAATATCTTCATATGCCAAACCTTTGTTTAATCTTTACTCTAAGCTTTGAAAGTGCTGGTAAAAGACCGCTTGGGAGCGGACTAAGCAGTAAGAAAATAAACGCCTCTTTGCTAAATTTAATGCTAAGACTTTTAAAGATACACCTTAGCATAAGGCCATATTCGCCTGCTATTTTGGCGTAGTAAGCGGCATTTTTATACTGCATAGCTAAAAATTTTGGCTCATTTTTTATAGCAATGTCGTAGTGTAAATTGGCTGTTTTAATGTAAGCGTTTGCCACATTTAACGCGTGCTTGCCGGCATTTAGCGTAGCACTATCGCTTCTTGCGATGCGGTAGATATAAAGTGGCTTTTTAAGATAGAAGACATTTTTTTCAAAAAAGCGGATATAAAGCTCATTTTCGCCGCCAAAACTGCTCTCATCAAACCTAAAATCATCTATAAATTCACGCGAAAAAAGTTTAAAATACTCGCCATTTATCCGTCCGCAGTGATAATCAACCTTGCTCATCGCCCCACTCTTACTATAAGGGCTTCTACCAGCTATCACCTCGGTCATCACGCCATCTTTCTCGCAGATCGCATCTGCAAAAACGCACGAATACTCGCCACTTTTTAAAATTTCATAGCACTCTTTTATAGCCTCTGGCAAAAGCTCATCGTCATCGTCAAGCAAGCAGACAAACTCGCCCGTTGCGTTGTCAAAGCCGTTATTTTTATTGCCATTTGGGCTCTTTTTGTGAGCGCTGTTTTTTACAAATTTGATCCTAGCGTCGTTAAAACTCTTACAAATTTCACTCGCACTCTCGTCATCGCCGTCATCGGTTACAACTATTTCTAAATTTTTATAGCTTTGAGCTAGAGCGCTTCTTATGGCCTTTTTTAAAAGCTCTGGACGCTTATAAGTCGCGGTTACGATGCTGATTAATGGCTCGCTCATTTAGCCCCTTTTAAAAATTCTCTCATAGCCTTGAAGCTTTTCAAGACGTGAAAAAAATATAAATTTAATTGTCTTGATATAGGCATTTAAATTTGCGCTGTATCCCCTCTCAAGGCGCTCGCCCTCGATGTTTGAGCCGCTAAGATCAGTTGGGTGCGCAAAGAGGTCGCAAAAATACATCTGCATATCATTAACGCCAAGCAAATAGTCCCAAACATCGGTCGTGCAAAGCGCACGTTTATGAATTTCAAGCAAATTTTTAGCGCTTTTTTTAGTTAGCACATAGGCCCCTGCTCTATAAATGCTTGAAAATGAGTGCTTTGAGACCTGCCAAAGTGGCCTACTTAGGCTAGTATCCACCTTTTTGCCAAAGGCGCTAAACCTGCCTTCTAGCCCATCTTGCATGCCGCATATCAGCACGCTATTTTCAGGCATCTTGCTAGCTGCCAAAAATGCCTCTTTTATAGCTTGATCACTCCCAATCACGTCATCTTCAAAGATGAGGGCAAATTTGGCTTCACTCGCCAAAAATTCCTCGTAGGCTTTCACATGCGAGAGCGAACAGCCAACCTCTGCTGGGCTTAAAACCTTGCCGTAAGCTTTAAATGACGGCGAAATGATCTTATAGTACTCCCTCGCGTTTAGCTCCCTGCCATCAACTGCGTCTATTAGCTTAAAGCTATCATAAGAGCTAAATTTTTGCTGCAAAAGCTCGCGCCTTTTGGTGTCTTTAGCCAAAGAGATCAGATAAATTTCATTCATTTAAGACCTTTTAAATTTTTTTAAAATTTTACGCCAAACTATGCCTCGCTCGTAAGCATTAAAAAATAAAAAATATCCCAAAACATAAGCTGCGCCGGCGTATATCGCAGCAAAGATAGCAAATTTTAGCCAGTTATCTAAGCTTACAAGGTCCTTGCAGGCAAACATCGCAAGCACGCAGAGCGCAAAAATGGCTAAATTTTTAAAATAAACCCCGTAAAATGTGGTGAGCTTTACCTCTAAATTTAAAGCAGCATTTATAAGGTCAAAGCCGAGAATTCTTATACTATAAAAAATGGCTGCGACGATGACGATACCATAAACGCCGTAGTCACTAAATTTAAGCAGCACGATCTGCGCTATGATCGTGCTAACGCCAAGGATAGTGTTGGCAATGGCTGGTCGGCGAAGCTTGTTTGTCGCGCTATCAAGGTTAAAAAGCGAAAAAACAAAGCTTATAAATACGATCGGCACTAGCGTGATCATCGAGATGTTGTAGATAAATTTAACCTCGTCAGCACTTTTAAAAGGTAGCCAAAGCGTGTAGAAATCCAGCCCAAAAACGACGAAAAATGCAGCCGGAGCGCTCATCACAAAGGCGATCACCTTCATTGAAAATTTAGCCTCGTTTATGAGGTCCGTGATCAAATTTTTAGAGTAAAGCTCGACAAATTTTGGTGCAAAGATACCACTAAGCTGCGCTACAAAGCTCTCAAGTATGATAGGGGCGGCCTTAGCAACTGATAGAAGACCAGTGGCGTTTGCATTTACGAAAATGTTGCAGATAAAAAGATCCATGCCTGTTAAAAGTATGCGGTTTAGCGCATTAAAGCTATTCCAAATGCCAGAGCTTAAAAGCTCTTTTATCTTAGAAAAGTCAAATTTACTAAGGCTAAATTTTAGCTCTGGCGTGATGCGAGCCGACATAAAAATGGTGCTAAAAAAGACAAAAAGGCTAGCAACTAGCGCTGAAATGGCGATGTATGAAATGAATGGCTTAAAAAAGAAAAAGAGTGCCACGATGAGGATCGCTAGGATCGCGCTTGAGATGGCATTTCTGATGGAGAGCAGATAGAGCTTATTTGTCACAAACGCACAAACCGTCAAAACGCCGTTAAATAGCCCAACGCAGAAATTTATAAAGTAAAAAACAAGGGTCATTCTGACGTCAAAAAGTAAATTTTCAGGGACGTTTAAAAAGCTTTGCAAATTTAGTATGAAAACAGAGCTAAGCACCACGACAACGGCGCAAAAGAAGATATTTACAACAAGGACTGATGAGTAGTAGGTGTTTGCAAGGCTTAGATCTTTTTTGTGCCACGCATGAGCGACAAAACGCCCACTGACTGAGTTTATCGCTACGCTCACGACTGCTGCGTAGCTAACGATGGCGTTGCTAAGGCCCACAAAGCCAAATGCCTCGTTGCCAAGGCTTTTTAAGATAAATGGCGTAAGAAAGAAATTTATACCCATAGATACTACAAAAACGACGATCGAGCTTATTAGATTGATTAGCATTAGATTTTTAACCTATAAATTTTTACGCCACCTGAGATGACAAATGGCTCAAAGTATCGCTCATCAGCTCGCTCAAATATAAAAAGCTGCACAAGAGCTGAATTTAAAGCATTTTCATCAAGCAACAATATCCGTGCATAATCTTCCAAAAAAATGACATAAATTTTGGCGTTTTCATCTATGATTTTTTCATCTATTCGCAAATCTTTTCCAGCACCTTTTACTTTATAAAATGATTTTACGGCTATTTTCTCGTCGTTATGTATGATAAATTTTTGCTCATTTGTAGGTAAAACATAACCATCTCCAAGGTCGATACCAGCTTCGCTAACGCCATTTAATGCACTAACATGATAAAAATTCTCTTTTTGCCTTTTACCAGTTGTGACGTCGATATAGCTATATCTAAAGATATTTGGCGCGATATCAATCATATTTGGCACAAGATAGTAAAAAACCTCTTTTTTTGCAGCTGGCAGAGTGAAATTTTCGCTTTTAAGCTGACTTAAAAAAGTATTTACGTCGCTTGTGTTGTAGTCTTTTAAAATTTTATCTATTGGCCTTATATTTTGCTCAAGTGAGATGTCATTATACGTAACTGCCACTCTTGCAAGTCTAGCCAAAAATGCCTCATCTTTTCTCAAAGCAAGGCTAACAAAATAATTATTTTCACCACCTTGTCTACCAGGATCGTTTAAAGTCATAACATCAGCAAAATACCTTATAGCATACCCGTAATCCCACCATGAAAATACATAATCATCGCGCTTTGTGAGCTTTTTAAGTTCATCAAGCGCCACTGCTTCATCATGGTTAATCACAGTGTTTGGCCTATATGAATAAGCAAAATCTAAATTTATAGCAAGAGCGGCTACGGCAAAAACTAAAAATGATAAATTTTTAATGAAATTTCTAAGATCAAATAAATTTAAAAAAAAATGCAAAAAATAACCAAAACCAAGCACAACAAGTGGTGTTACGTACATAACAAATCTAACTCCACCAAAGAAAGAGAGGAGTCCAAGTCCAAGCATTGGTAATGTAAGTAAGAATGGACGAAATTTCAAGCAAAGTAATAAGTATCCAATAATAGCTGCCAGCAGTATAAGAATATTTCCTGACATAAAATATATAAAATACAAAGGACTAGCACTTTTTACTTCGCTGATGAAATTATATTCATTTATAAAGTGAAATTTATCGCTAAGAATTTCATTACCTTTAAAAACATAAATACCCATTTTTGAAGTAATGAAATCAAAACCACCAAAATAGATAAAAATAGCTAGCATTAAAGTAAGAAAAATGGCTAATTTTCTAGCTGAGAGTAAATTTTTATATTTGCAAAAAAGAGAGAAAAATAAGGCAATAACTGCTAAATTAAAAATTAAAATTTTATTTGCTATTAGTGGATCTTTAGTAAAAACATTTGAGCTTACGATGCTTATAAACATAAAAAATATCGCTTGATAATTTTGCAATCTATCTCGTATAAAAACTAGCGTATATAGTAAAAACATAAAGAAAATGCTTAAAATAAGTGCATATGAGCTTTGATACCACCAAAGATAAAGCGATACAAAGACTCCAGGCAAAACGATAAATTTTTGTTCATTTGCGTTCAAAAGCCTTATCAAAAAATAGATGATAAAAAGTGCAAATGTGACATTTAACATGTCACTATCAAAATATCCAGGCGATGTCCTTGAAAGATAGCTTGGCAAGATAACACTCATAAACGCTGCCACAGCCCCAGCTTTTAGTGCTTTAAACTCATGTGATATCAAAACAACTGGAAGTGCGATAAGAGGAGCTAAAAAGACGCTCATATAAAACATCACGCTTTCGATCTTAAAAGGTAAAATTTTGCAAATATAAAAAACTATAGTTGAGATTGGGTGATTAAAGGGGCTAAAGTCATTTTGCTGATGAAAGCCAGCCAGCATATCTCTAGCACCCTCTGCGTAATAGTAGGCGTCATTTGTCGTAAGCATAAACTCGCCATTAAAGTAAAACTCTGGCATCTCCTTTGCCCACAATACCCAGAGCATCCTAGCCGCAAATCCAAACAGATAAGCAGCCAGAAATATAATTAAAATTTTACAATTTACGCTTACTTTGTGCACTAAATTCCTTACAGCCTAGCGTCAGCCTCTGGGTAGATATTTTTTATATCGTAAACTAAATGGCCTTTTAAATTTAGCTTTTTAAACTCATTGTGAGCTACGGCAATCACGATGCAGTCGTAGTCATCTAGGCTATACTCTTTCACTAAATCAAAGCCGTACTCGTGTTTTACCTCAGTGCTATCAGCCCAAGGATCGGTCACATCGACCTTGCAGCCAAAGTCTTTTAGCTCATCAACTACGTCTATAACGCGAGAATTTCTTATATCTGGGCAGTTTTCTTTAAATGTCATACCAAGAACAAGCACGCGCGCTTTGTTTATAAGCACACCTTTTCTTATCATTAGTTTTATAACCTGATCAGCTGCGTATCTGCCCATGTCGTCGTTGATACGGCGGCCTGCTAGGATCATTTCAGGATGATAACCTACTTCTTGAGCTTTGTGAGTTAGATAATATGGATCTACGCCGATGCAGTGACCACCAACTAGACCTGGGCGGAAATTTAAGAAATTCCACTTCGTACCTGCAGCCTCAAGCACGTCGATAGTGTTGATGTGAAGCTTTTCAAAGAGCATCGCAAGCTCGTTTATAAAGGCGATGTTTATATCACGCTGAGTGTTTTCGATGACCTTTGCAGCCTCGGCTACTTTGATACTTGAGGCCTTATGAGTGCCAGCTGTGATGATAGAGCGATAAATTTCATCAACCTTGTCAGCGATCTCTGGAGTTGAGCCACTTGTGATCTTTTTGATCTTTGTAACAGTGTGCTCTTTGTCGCCTGGGTTTATGCGCTCTGGAGAGTAGCCGCAGAAGAAGTCTTTGTTAAATTTAAGCCCACTCTTTTCAAGAAGTGGCACGCAAATTTCTTCTGTAACGCCTGGATAAACGGTGCTTTCATAGACAACAATGTCGCCTTTTTTAAGCACTTTTGCCACGCTCTCAGTCGCTTTTACCACTGGAGTTAGATCAGGGCGTTTGTTCTTATCTATCGGAGTTGGGACGGTCACGATAAAGAAGTTGCAACTTCTGATGTCATCTAAATTTAGGCTAAATTTCATGCCATTATCGATCGCTTTTTTCATCTGCTCATTGCTAAGCTCAAGCGTTCTATCATAGCCACTTTTAAGCTCTTCTATACGTTTTGCATTTACATCAAAGCCTACTACTTCGTACTTTTCGCTAAAAGCTGCTGCAAGTGGAAGTCCCACATATCCAAGTCCTACTACTGCTATTTTCATTTATTTTTTCCTTTCTTTTTTGCTTCTATCTTTTTTACGCGCTCATACATTCTTATTTCCGCACTTACACCTTTTGGAGTTATGATCCTAATAGGGCTAATGCCTGGTAAAATTTTAGTAAATTCATAATAAACCCGTCTCTTTTTCTTTGCGTCCTTGCAGAGCATCATCGTTTGCGCTAGCTCATCCCCGCCATTAAATTCGTAATAAATCCCGTGCGCGTCTTCTTTTTCCTCGAGTTTTCCGCCGAGTAAAAAGGCGAAGTTGCAGTCGATTTCTATCTCTTTAAAAAATGCGACTTCGTATTTAAAATAA is a genomic window containing:
- a CDS encoding glycosyltransferase, whose protein sequence is MKILFVTSTLRSGGAERVCAVIASRFSMDHEVSLVKFDKDEPFYELASGVKLINLGVGADELGLVGNLKKRVSKVLALRTLIREGKFDAVISFLDAVNTLVLFSSAGLKTPIIISEHTNYLAPKRAIFKVLRRLSYLFANALSVLSDEDLGYYSKFCKNVMKIYNPLFEEVRSESFTKENLVIFVGRLNKIKNCEMFVRVAANLKQSGYKFAVAGDGGERANLENLAKNLGADIEFLGNVSDIASLYKRAKVLLSCSNFEGLGNTLIEAINYDCVRVATRTSGAKELIKDGFDGLLCEINDADQMSEKLAKMLQDEAKMGEFAKNARARLDEFSVEQIYKKWLELLRLGGVK
- a CDS encoding glycosyltransferase family 2 protein; this translates as MSEPLISIVTATYKRPELLKKAIRSALAQSYKNLEIVVTDDGDDESASEICKSFNDARIKFVKNSAHKKSPNGNKNNGFDNATGEFVCLLDDDDELLPEAIKECYEILKSGEYSCVFADAICEKDGVMTEVIAGRSPYSKSGAMSKVDYHCGRINGEYFKLFSREFIDDFRFDESSFGGENELYIRFFEKNVFYLKKPLYIYRIARSDSATLNAGKHALNVANAYIKTANLHYDIAIKNEPKFLAMQYKNAAYYAKIAGEYGLMLRCIFKSLSIKFSKEAFIFLLLSPLPSGLLPALSKLRVKIKQRFGI
- a CDS encoding glycosyltransferase family 25 protein; protein product: MNEIYLISLAKDTKRRELLQQKFSSYDSFKLIDAVDGRELNAREYYKIISPSFKAYGKVLSPAEVGCSLSHVKAYEEFLASEAKFALIFEDDVIGSDQAIKEAFLAASKMPENSVLICGMQDGLEGRFSAFGKKVDTSLSRPLWQVSKHSFSSIYRAGAYVLTKKSAKNLLEIHKRALCTTDVWDYLLGVNDMQMYFCDLFAHPTDLSGSNIEGERLERGYSANLNAYIKTIKFIFFSRLEKLQGYERIFKRG
- a CDS encoding MATE family efflux transporter, which codes for MLINLISSIVVFVVSMGINFFLTPFILKSLGNEAFGFVGLSNAIVSYAAVVSVAINSVSGRFVAHAWHKKDLSLANTYYSSVLVVNIFFCAVVVVLSSVFILNLQSFLNVPENLLFDVRMTLVFYFINFCVGLFNGVLTVCAFVTNKLYLLSIRNAISSAILAILIVALFFFFKPFISYIAISALVASLFVFFSTIFMSARITPELKFSLSKFDFSKIKELLSSGIWNSFNALNRILLTGMDLFICNIFVNANATGLLSVAKAAPIILESFVAQLSGIFAPKFVELYSKNLITDLINEAKFSMKVIAFVMSAPAAFFVVFGLDFYTLWLPFKSADEVKFIYNISMITLVPIVFISFVFSLFNLDSATNKLRRPAIANTILGVSTIIAQIVLLKFSDYGVYGIVIVAAIFYSIRILGFDLINAALNLEVKLTTFYGVYFKNLAIFALCVLAMFACKDLVSLDNWLKFAIFAAIYAGAAYVLGYFLFFNAYERGIVWRKILKKFKRS
- a CDS encoding STT3 domain-containing protein; its protein translation is MHKVSVNCKILIIFLAAYLFGFAARMLWVLWAKEMPEFYFNGEFMLTTNDAYYYAEGARDMLAGFHQQNDFSPFNHPISTIVFYICKILPFKIESVMFYMSVFLAPLIALPVVLISHEFKALKAGAVAAFMSVILPSYLSRTSPGYFDSDMLNVTFALFIIYFLIRLLNANEQKFIVLPGVFVSLYLWWYQSSYALILSIFFMFLLYTLVFIRDRLQNYQAIFFMFISIVSSNVFTKDPLIANKILIFNLAVIALFFSLFCKYKNLLSARKLAIFLTLMLAIFIYFGGFDFITSKMGIYVFKGNEILSDKFHFINEYNFISEVKSASPLYFIYFMSGNILILLAAIIGYLLLCLKFRPFLLTLPMLGLGLLSFFGGVRFVMYVTPLVVLGFGYFLHFFLNLFDLRNFIKNLSFLVFAVAALAINLDFAYSYRPNTVINHDEAVALDELKKLTKRDDYVFSWWDYGYAIRYFADVMTLNDPGRQGGENNYFVSLALRKDEAFLARLARVAVTYNDISLEQNIRPIDKILKDYNTSDVNTFLSQLKSENFTLPAAKKEVFYYLVPNMIDIAPNIFRYSYIDVTTGKRQKENFYHVSALNGVSEAGIDLGDGYVLPTNEQKFIIHNDEKIAVKSFYKVKGAGKDLRIDEKIIDENAKIYVIFLEDYARILLLDENALNSALVQLFIFERADERYFEPFVISGGVKIYRLKI
- a CDS encoding nucleotide sugar dehydrogenase; protein product: MKIAVVGLGYVGLPLAAAFSEKYEVVGFDVNAKRIEELKSGYDRTLELSNEQMKKAIDNGMKFSLNLDDIRSCNFFIVTVPTPIDKNKRPDLTPVVKATESVAKVLKKGDIVVYESTVYPGVTEEICVPLLEKSGLKFNKDFFCGYSPERINPGDKEHTVTKIKKITSGSTPEIADKVDEIYRSIITAGTHKASSIKVAEAAKVIENTQRDINIAFINELAMLFEKLHINTIDVLEAAGTKWNFLNFRPGLVGGHCIGVDPYYLTHKAQEVGYHPEMILAGRRINDDMGRYAADQVIKLMIRKGVLINKARVLVLGMTFKENCPDIRNSRVIDVVDELKDFGCKVDVTDPWADSTEVKHEYGFDLVKEYSLDDYDCIVIAVAHNEFKKLNLKGHLVYDIKNIYPEADARL
- a CDS encoding ecotin family protein, translating into MRKFLLFIVACVLPFALFAGENAPKTEENIFELPISKMPPDYFKYEVAFFKEIEIDCNFAFLLGGKLEEKEDAHGIYYEFNGGDELAQTMMLCKDAKKKRRVYYEFTKILPGISPIRIITPKGVSAEIRMYERVKKIEAKKKGKNK